TTGTTCCCAGGTGGAAACAAACTCTTTGGGAGGGGGGTTCAGATGGCGATGGGACGTAGTGTTGTCCCAAGTGGTGTTGCCTGGCAAGGTAAGGAGCCCTTCTGGGTTAATCCCATCTGGGATCCAATTGGGGAGGGATATGCAGGGCCAGGGGACCTGGGGCTCTTGGCAGGGGGCCGCCCCTGGAAAAATACCCAGGTAATATGTAGTGCCACATTCCCAGGATGCTAAGCCACAATTGCCCCCCCGCCAATGGATAATCGACCTTTTCTCCCATCATTGCCAATTCTGAACAGTGGTAAAATTAACAGAGGACAAAAGTGTCGGACACATGAGGATTCCCATAGATATGTACCACCATACATACATTGTATCACACTAACAAATTCTGCAGGCCTGAAGCAGCAAGAGCGGTCCCACCACCCCTTTTCAGGGTGTCCCTGGGGTCTCGCTATTACTGCCTTGTCCAGTTAACAAtgcaaaaggggaaagaaaaagaacataAATGCAtctattggggaaactgaggcacatataaAACTCTCTAAGTCATTAGTCGTCCCGTTACAGCCCTTCCTGGCTTCCATTATGGATGTCATTTGCCTGATTTAGGAGGTCACAATAACAATATTCTGTCCAGGGATCAGGGGCTGTTATTGCTTGCCAAAAGGGCCTTCCATTCCGCTCCAGACCACGACATGAGGAATAGGGTTTGTCCCTCTAGGGTCCAGGGGAGGTTCGGGGCCACCCACCAAGTATTTTGCTGTGGCCCTGCTGTGTCTATCCGGACTATGCATcgcccccatggctcctcccctTCAGCCTTGCGCCACACTGTGGCTTGGGCCCCTTCGGTAACTTGAACCATGGAGAGATTTTTGGAGGTACTCTCCCTCCTCATAATTGTAATCATCCAGATAATCCCATAAACAGATGGAAACCTGGATGGTTCCAGCAGCCGGCTGGTCCACAACTGAGGCCCATGACGCCATAACCAGAAACCTAGGGGGAAGCATTTTTTTTGAGTTGATTGGCATGCACCCATTTTAGTTTGCCTGGTAGCTGGAGCTGCTACACTACCGGAGTGATACATTTCACAATGGAGTACGGACCCACCCACTTGGCGTCCGGAGTGTGGGCCGCCTTCCCCAGGTTTTGCAACATTACCTTGTCTCCAATTTGCCATCCCCGAATGTCTTTAATGATGATCCCCTTATGCTTGGCCTTTTCCTTATCTAAAGCGGCCTCTATGGCTTCGCGGGTTTCACATAGCTCCTCCCTTAACTGGGCAAAGCTGAGACTTTTTTGGTTGTGGCAAATAGTAAATGTGATTATTGGTAAATAATTGGTGATAAttgcattacatttacatttgtcttcTAGCTGGTTGCTAACATTTCCATCCCCCCCAAAAACACTTCTTCCCAGGAATTAATACATACacattgcccattatacagtactttggtctcattataCAATTCATCCCACATACAGGATCCTAATGAAatgtctttactacagggctctggagcaacaggcaaggacaagcacacccacttttgaggagtccacttggtagaacctctggtgtccaaaaacttccctccctccccagcccactggcttgAGGTCTGGGGTAGCCAGAAGGATTCCATGTGCCATATGAGGAGTGGGCTAACTTTCCCTATCTTTGCTTCCAGAGCTTATTGGTGTGTGTTTTTAACAACAATTTCCCCAATTAAAAGGTCTGGCCTTACTATGCTAGAAACATACTGCATCCATTCGTATTGATAAGTATCAAACAGtgatctttttctttgctttagcaAGTGTATCAAAAccttagtgtttcctgatattactcaaaacattttgtgttccaaggtggacaaagcaagtgtgacgggttggatcacagaaacccccttgggaactgccaactgatgtgccaagactacttctacccctgctttccctgccaattTGGgtccccagcaccctgtcttgctgagccagacactcccgtctgctccaacaaagacccagggtctgaattacttgcctcaaaagctgcaggtttacctgaaagcagctaccagaagtgtgcttgtctttagcactcagatgcccaactcccaatggggtctaaacccaaataaatctgttttaccctgtataaagcttatgcagggtaaactcataaattgttcgccctctataacactgatagagagatatgcacagttgtttgctcccccaggaattaatacatactctgagttaattaataagtaaaaagtgattttattaaatgcagaaagtaggatttaagtggttccaagtagtaacagacagaacaaagtaagtcaccaagcaaaataaaataaaacatgcaaatctatgtctaatcagactgaatacagataatctcaccagttccagaatgctcccttttacagactaatctccttttagcctgagTCCAGCTATCACTCaaaccccttgcagtcactgtcttttgttccagtttctttcaggtatcttggggggaggagaggatctctctttagccagctgaagacaaaatggaggggtctcccacaggcttaaatagactttctcctgtgggtggagaccccctcctctctcctatgcaaagtccagctccaagatggagttctggagtcacctgggcaagtcacatgtccatgcatggcTGAGTTCTTTACCAGCCAAggcacattcctgggaaagcccagatgtgtattggtgtctccaagttcattgttggttTAAGTGTTTCtggattgggcacttactgaaaATAGTCTTTTCTtgggaagctgaccaactgcttcactacagcctacttagaatcaaacaagtatgcagccaatattcataacttcgaatacaaaaatgatacatgcatacaaataggattaatagaatcaatagatcataacctttacagagatatgttacatgccatatgtagcataaaacacattctagttatgttatatCTATACATTCAtatgcatatttccataaagccttatgggaggtactgtcacagcaagtatctgcatttcagtaCATCCCATAGCTatagcacagtggttcccaaacttgttccgccacttgtgcagggaaagcccctggcaggccgggctggtttgtttacctgccgcgaccgcaggttcggccgatcacggctcccagtggccgtggttcgctgctccaggccaatgggagctgctggaagtggcagccagtatgCCCCTCAGCCCATAGGGTGGTAGGAGGATAGATGCATTCAAGAcagtgaggtgcccagataccagggtgatggaggccaggtaaggagctaggatacacgtgACCTGACAGGTCTTTCCTATTCCTAAATTCAGTCATTTTGCTTTGGTTTGGGAGTTTGAGAGAAATCAGTCCCCAGTTCCCCTTGGATTCCTACAAGATTAGTTACTACTTTGAACGCCTCAAGATTCGAGGAGCAGAGAGGAAAAGGTTGATTTACCTCTAAGGCAGGTCTGTAAGCAGCTGGGGTCTCTGCTGTCACCTGCTCATGCagcaatggcttgtgatgggatgttagatgggatgggatctgagttactacagataattctttcctgggggctggctggtgagtcttgcccacatgctcagggtttaactgatcgccatatttggggttgggaaggaattttcctccagggcagattggcagaggtcctggaagtttttcaccttcctctgcagcttggggcacgggtcacttgctggaggattctgtgcaccttgaggtctttaaaccacgatttgaggacttcaataactcagacataggttagggtttgttacaggagtgggtgggtgagattctgtggcctgcgttgtgcaggaggtcagactagatgatcataatagtccattctgaccttaaagtctatgagtctatgagcatttcaggtaGCAGGATCCAGGTTATTCAGTCCattttctctccccactgcatTCACTTACTTCCATCTGCCCAGTAACTAGAATGACAACCTAGAATAGCTACTGAGGCTCCGTTCCATGtctgttaacatgaccctgtgcCTCATACCCTCTGTCAAATGGGGAATGTCTTTTTtgattcattatatatatataatcttgcATTTTAAGTAATATAAAGctgttctgtggttacatttcagtcttaaaacatgtagaatatagttaagttaattcaaaatagcctacttcttgccttagaacagctgttatatcaGGTTCatttctgggatggagtttgggttcaggaggggattctgtcctgggacggttcctggccaatgggagtggcgtggggccacgtCTTGcatgcagcctgcctgagccctgctgcgctgctggacttttagcagcccggagatcgtgatcgactggcagaggttccaggatcgaccagtcgatcacaATCGACGGTTTGGTGACCACTGAATTGTATATAATgatggatttatttttgtggggTCCCCCTTAGCCCGAGGCCTCTATAACACCTGTGTTAATCCTGCCCTGTCCAGAACTATATGTCTGTATTTGGTCTGTTAGAGTTTGAGAAGCAAGGAATAGcactgattccatccagtaaagGACAGTGTTCTACATTCACACTAGCCAAATCATGGGCCAGTTTGGGTGCAGTCAATATAATCATTTCAGGTGTGTGTATTGCAATATATTCTACAACTTGACTCCAAAACTTTCCTTTTTCAGCATGAAGTTTTTGACCGACTGTCACTTCTTGCCCTGAAGGGAAGTTTTATTCCAGCATTTACAGAAGGATACAAATATCCACTTATTTCTGAATGCAAAACCAACTAGGAGATAGTTATAATTCCCAGTCCTCTCCTACCATAATTTGCCCCCTAACCATGCAGTAAGGTCTCAATCCAATTTATCCCCAGTCTGAATAATTTTGTGTCAAAGCTTTGTTGTTCATAATGTCCAAATGTACAATATTTGTGGCTCACATAATTGTATTTTTGAaaaaagggtttgtttgtttgttttttaattgatctCTGGCAAAAACATTGCTGAGAGGCCTGGGTGGGGCATATCATAGGTTGGGGGATACTAAGCCTCCCGAAACAGCCCAGCATGGacctgcccatgctccaccctgaggccccctcCAGCTTGCCGCTTCCCCCTTGGCCTCACCAGCCCTGGCAGGCTGCTCATCTTCCGGGAAgcatgctggggctggggctagaaCCTGCGTCCAGGACTTGAGGCGGCTAGGACTGCCCAGCACTGGGGTGCCCCAGGCTTTGGGGATACAGTGCCCAGCACTCCGGGGCGGGGGGTCTGGGGCCACAGTGCTCAGTGCTTTAGGGCTGGGGagactggggctggggaggcGGGGTCAGTGactgcgggggggagagggggttcagggctctgGTAGGGTATGGGGGGTGGAAGGggcaagggaaggggtggagaggggcagggcatcaggcagaaggggcagggctgggggctagcgTCCCCAAGGAATGTCTTGTGCACTGCCAATGCCAACAGGGATGAAATCCCATTGCTCAACTCTTCGAGGGAAACATGTCTAACCTGCACATTGGCTAGAATACCATGAGAGAGCTGAATCTTCTCACACTGCTTCTTAAGTTTTTAATTGCAAGTTGATTGACTCTTCATCACTTTAAGGAAGATTAATCCTGCCATGTAGTGATCATTAGGAAGGATACATAAAACATTGGCCACATTAACCTTTGCATCCCCCAATGCCCAATACACAGTATAGCCCCCCCTTTCTCAGCCTTCCTTGTCTGCTATCCCTAGTGCCCCCATGCTATAATAGAGCTGCCCCTTTCCCAttcctcaccctctgctgcccccaatGCCCCTTTGCTCCAAGTACATTTTGCATGTGCAGCTGGCAGTGTACAAAAACAGGATGCACAACAGTACactgttgaaaacaaacaaacaaacaaacaaacaaacaaacaaacaaacaaacaaacaaacaaaccctgaatATCATTCTGGACTGTATCAGCagtagtgttgtaagcaagatatgtGAAGCAATTCTTTCACTCGATaccatgctgataaggcctccactggagtattgtgtcctgttcaggaaagatggggacagattggaaaaagtccagagaagagcaacaaaaatgattaaaggtctagaaaagaggacctatgagggaagattgaaaaatgaggtttgtttagtctggagaagagaagactgggaggggacacgataacagttttcaagtacataaaagattattAAAAGAAGGAGggtgaaaagttgttctctttaacctcttaggataagacaagaagcaatgggcttaaattgcagcaagggtgctATAGGTTGGaccttaggaaaaacttcctaactgccaatgcggttaagcactggactaaattgctTCACaagattgtggaatctccctcattggaggcttttaagaacagctcagacaaacacctgtcagggatgatctcgTAATGACGTAGTCCTgacgtgagtgcaggggactggactagatgaccagctgaggtcccttccagtcctagtcttctatgattctgttaatGGAAAAGACATTTCCCTTGGATTATCAGAGTTTGTTTCAAAGCCAGGAACGTACAGACGTATTTTCACAGGGACTCACACAAAGTCTCCACACAGATTTTGCACCagcataactattttggttagtgGTGCGAATGAGTTATGGAAATAGTTATACTGCTACACCCTCTCGTGCAGACACAGTTTGCCAATAGAtcgcttattccccttcccatgtgGGAATGAACTATCCCACCAGAAGCACCGTCACATCAGTATCATTGCATCTAACTGGTGTATCCGAGTGGACACCTCACAGCACCCCATGGAGGACTCAGGGCAGCCCAGAACACAGcccctcacctcagtttcccttcttcatTCCCCATATAATGGAGGAATTTCCCTGGTCTCAGGGTTTTCCCTGCAGGAACCTCTCTAACTCTCTGAAGTCTCACTTCACCCTCTTGAGTTTGCCTCTTTCCCTAGCCCCTTCTGCCCTTTATTGGAAAtggcctgattcccctcaggtggggACCCTTCTCAAATCCGGGCTGGCTTGGCCCCCGGCTCTCCAGTGCACAGGCACATGGCCCTGTCACAGGCAGGGATAGGCAGGTATAGGTAAAGTGGTGCAACGTCGATTTGTAGACAAGCCTTGCACATTTGTTCCACACACCAGACACGAAGGGGACAGATAACGGGAGTTCTGACAACAGAGACCACAGAAAGAGAAGACTTAGTTTAGTTCTTTTATTGCACGATGCTTTTGGTGTAAGAGCCACAATAATTAGGGGCTCCTAGAAAAGGTAAAGgaactggtggaaaacatccccTGGGAGTGGAAGGAATTCTCAGGATGTTGGTTTGTCTGTAAATGTACGGTCTGGGTTTTCCCATTAGAAGCCGATGATAAGAGCCCCAAACCTATAGGCagtgaatgggagttgggcagcTCACACCCGTAGGTGCCATTGTCAATTACAACTGGACGTGGTGGAGAAGAcagggcactgaactgggactctggAGAGTTGGTTTCCTGCTTCTAGCCAACTGTGTGACTCAGGGCAGCTAACGTCACCTCATTCTGCCTGAGTTTCCCCAGCTATAACATGATGACAGGGGTGTGGAGCTAGGACTAGAATGACAAAGCTCCCACTTTAGGCACCCGAATCCGAGAGTCCggcccactgggattcacaaacccAGCTAGGCTGCCGGCAAACCCTGCAGGCACCCACGTGTTAGCAGTAAATGGGCCGTAGGTGCCCCTGGCtgtgccctctgcagccccacatCAGGCATCCAGACGCCAAGGCTCCAGAGCGATGTGCAAACCTGGGGAAGGTGAGCGGCCCCTGCCTGATTCGCCTGCAAagccccatcccacaggccagGAGAATTCCACTTGGCCCCAGTTATCTGGAAACAACTGGCCCCAAATCTTTGATGAAAACTGGGCAAATACGAGACCTGTGCTGGTTTCCTGTGTTCTGGGGCACAGGTTAGAGGGTTTCCTTTGGCTTTTCTCTTCCTTTGAAGGGAGCCTGGGGATGAAATACACTCTAAGAAACAAAAGTTAAATATTCAATTTTCTAACATTGGAGTTCCATGCCGACATTGTAACCTATATTTTTAGAATGCAGGCATCTTATTTGTTTAATGGTGTGCGTATATCTAGAAGTGTCTCACCCTACCCGGCATAGATGCCCAGTGTTCCATTTCACCTGCACCCTCTCACTGAGCACAATCTCCCCTCATTTTCTGAACTTTGAGCAGCCACAAGTTCAAGTCTCCCACCAGCCCAGTAGTACCCACCTGTGGCATCTTATGTAGGTCATAAAAAGGCTGCGTTACAGGTTTTAAGAGGTCTCCCCATTTCCACTTTCTCTCACAGCTGTGACTCGGTAAGAGCAGGACATGAAGACCAATGAAACTCAGGGAAACACGACCTGGGACTACAGCAGGCTTTGGTTCAGTCTCTACCCTAACCCATTTTATATCTATTTTAACACAAGGAAATTGATCGGTTAGCATGGTCCAAACATGATTTTCCTGCAAGCTTTCCTCAGGGCCTCCTGAACCattttgtttctcaggctgtagatgaggggattgaccagaggagtcaggactgtgtagaCAACAGAGAGAACTTTCTTGAAGTTGCTCAGGATGTCGGTGGTTGGGAACATATAAACAATCAGCAGAGTTCCATAATAAATgctcaccacaatgaggtgggaggagcaggtggaaaaggccttttgcctccctGTGGTGgacgggattctcaggatggtggcaaTGATGCAGATGTAGGACATCAAGGTAAGTAGGAATGGGACCAGTGAGAAAAGCAAGATGAGTGTGAAAACCAACGTTTCCATAAGGTGAGGGTCATTGCAGGAGAGTTTTACAAGGGGGATGAGGTCACAAAAAAAATGGTCAATTCCATTGGGGCCACAGAATGTTAACTGAGATAGCGAGAACATATTTATGCTATTACCCATGAAGCCACCTATCCAACAGCCACTTGCGAGCTTCAGGTAAGACCTGTGACTCATACGGGTTGCATAATGCATTGGATTGCATATGGCTAAATATCGATCATAAGACATCACAGAGAGGAGAAGGCATTCTGTAGCAATCAGACAACCAATGAAATAAAATTGCGTGAGACACCCATTGAATGAAATAGTTCTGTCTCCAATCAGGGGACcagccagcatcctgggcaggatggtggagctgtagcaggtctccaagcaggacaagtttcccaagaagaagtacatgggggtgtgaaggtgatgATCAGTTACAACTAGTGCAACGATAAGGATGTTCCCTACCACagtcacaatgtagatcactaggaacagcaggaagagaaggctctgcagttcctggagatccccgaatcccaggaggatgaattctgtgatggaCGTTTGGTTTCCCTGCTCTGGGTTCGCCATGGGGTGTCTATGGGAAAGAAATGAAATCTGCCACAAAATGAAGAACATTCACTCAATAAAatgtaaccttttttttttcattgtcccCCTATGCTGGCTACTGGAATGATAGGGTGAGTGGAAAATGGaggccaggggaggggaaatgacatCTAGTGATCCCTGGGGCACATTTCATATCTGAGCAGACTGCAGGTTCAACAAAATATTAATCTCTCTGGAAACACATATAGTAACTTGACAGATGGCACCAAGCACTCAAATATAAAGGTGATGGGGCTTAGGTACAACAGTACATAAATGTATTCATTCAAAGAGTCACATGTTTCACTACCAGGTATTGCTAACACTTACGAGTTACCCCACAGCACATTTATTTTCAGGATGAAAGCATTACCGAGGAACAGATCATTAAAAGACaacaaacagatttaaaacaaacatcaaaCACACCAGGAGTCACCCAGCAGCCTTATGGGGCCCGAGCGGGGCAAAGTCTTCTTGGCCCCTGCATCGTGGACAGAGATCCTGTTCATTTCTGTGTttcctagggctggtctacacttaaaacttagatcaacttagctacatcgctcag
This DNA window, taken from Emys orbicularis isolate rEmyOrb1 chromosome 12, rEmyOrb1.hap1, whole genome shotgun sequence, encodes the following:
- the LOC135885985 gene encoding olfactory receptor 5AP2-like, giving the protein MANPEQGNQTSITEFILLGFGDLQELQSLLFLLFLVIYIVTVVGNILIVALVVTDHHLHTPMYFFLGNLSCLETCYSSTILPRMLAGPLIGDRTISFNGCLTQFYFIGCLIATECLLLSVMSYDRYLAICNPMHYATRMSHRSYLKLASGCWIGGFMGNSINMFSLSQLTFCGPNGIDHFFCDLIPLVKLSCNDPHLMETLVFTLILLFSLVPFLLTLMSYICIIATILRIPSTTGRQKAFSTCSSHLIVVSIYYGTLLIVYMFPTTDILSNFKKVLSVVYTVLTPLVNPLIYSLRNKMVQEALRKACRKIMFGPC